In the genome of Dermacentor variabilis isolate Ectoservices chromosome 5, ASM5094787v1, whole genome shotgun sequence, one region contains:
- the Pp2A-29B gene encoding protein phosphatase PP2A regulatory subunit A isoform X2, whose amino-acid sequence MAASDTNTEDSLYPIAVLIDELRNEDVQLRLNSIKKLSTIALALGVERTRSELIPFLTDTIYDEDEVLLALAEQLGNFTPLVGGPEFVHCLLPPLESLATVEETVVRDKAVESLRAISQQHSAADLEQYFVPLVKRLASGDWFTSRTSACGLFAVCYPRVSPAVKAELRSHFRNLCQDDTPMVRRAAASKLGELAQVVEPEWLKGDLVAMWGYLAQDEQDSVRLLAVEACVSLAGLLPREDLEPLLLPTLRQAAEDKSWRVRYMVADRFTDLQKALGPEVTRADLVLAFQNLLKDCEAEVRAAAAHKVKDFCQNLPPEVQEQVIMSNILPCVKDLVSDPNQHVKSALASVIMGLSPILGKQNTVEHLLPLFLSQLKDECPEVRLNIISNLDCVNEVIGIQQLSQSLLPAIVELAEDSKWRVRLAIIEYMPLLAGQLGVEFFDEKLNALCMTWLVDHVFAIREAATQNLRKLVDKFGKDWAQATVIPKVLTMSRDQNYLHRMTCLFCINVLAEACGGEVTSRLMLATVLGLASDSVANVRFNVAKTLQRIAPLLDPPTLQGQVKPCLEKLNTDPDVDVRYFASEALAVKEGGQQPQSGAVKPQPANPPNPVVASKN is encoded by the exons ATGGCAGCAAGCGACACAAACACAGAGGATTCACTCTACCCGATCGCGGTACTAATCGACGAACTAAGGAATGAAGATGTCCAG TTGCGGCTGAACAGTATCAAGAAACTGTCAACTATTGCATTGGCCCTTGGTGTGGAGCGAACCCGCAGCGAGCTGATTCCCTTCCTCACTG ACACCATCTACGACGAAGATGAGGTGCTTCTGGCGCTTGCCGAGCAGCTGGGCAACTTCACACCATTGGTTGGTGGCCCTGAGTTTGTCCATTGCCTCTTG CCCCCTCTCGAGAGCCTGGCCACCGTTGAGGAGACAGTGGTGCGGGACAAGGCAGTTGAGTCCCTGCGTGCTATCTCGCAGCAGCATAGCGCGGCTGACTTGGAGCAGTACTTTGTGCCCCTAGTGAAGCGGCTTGCCTCGGGTGACTGGTTCACATCGCGTACGTCGGCATGTGGCCTGTTTGCTGTCTGCTACCCACGCGTGTCTCCGGCCGTCAAAGCAGAGCTGCGCAGCCATTTCCGCAACCTGTGCCAGGATGACACGCCCATGGTGCGACGAGCGGCGGCCTCCAAGCTGGGAGAGCtggcccaggttgtcgagccTGAATGGCTCAAAGGGGACCTGGTCGCCATGTGGGGGTACCTCGCCCAGGACGAACAG GACAGCGTGCGGCTGCTCGCAGTGGAAGCTTGCGTGTCACTTGCTGGCCTCCTGCCACGGGAAGATCTGGAACCGCTGTTGCTGCCGACCTTGCGCCAGGCAGCCGAGGACAAAAGCTGGCGGGTGCGCTACATGGTGGCGGACCGCTTCACCGACCTGCAGAAGGCCCTTGGTCCTGAAGTGACGCGTGCCGACCTGGTTCTCGCCTTCCAGAACCTACTCAAGGACTGCGAGGCTGAAGTGCGAGCAGCTGCCGCTCACAAGGTCAAGGACTTCTGCCAGAATTTGCCTCCTGAAGTGCAGGAGCAGGTGATTATGAGCAACATTCTGCCCTGCGTGAAGGACCTCGTCTCTGACCCAAATCAACACGTCAAGTCGGCCCTGGCCTCCGTCATCATGGGTCTCTCTCCAATCTTGGGCAAGCAGAACACCGTGGAGCACCTCCTCCCACTGTTCCTCTCGCAGCTCAAGGACGAGTGCCCAGAGGTTCGACTCAACATCATCTCCAACCTAGACTGCGTCAACGAGGTCATTGGCATCCAGCAGCTTTCGCAGTCGCTGCTGCCAGCCATCGTCGAGCTGGCTGAGGACTCCAAGTGGCGCGTGCGGCTGGCTATCATTGAGTACATGCCACTGCTGGCGGGCCAGCTGGGTGTAGAGTTTTTCGACGAGAAGCTTAATGCGTTGTGCATGACATGGTTGGTGGACCATGTGTTCGCCATACGTGAGGCGGCCACTCAAAACCTGCGCAAGCTGGTTGACAAGTTTGGCAAGGACTGGGCCCAGGCCACAGTCATTCCCAAAGTGCTGACCATGTCACGCGACCAGAACTACCTTCATCGCATGACCTGCCTCTTCTGCATCAACGTACTGGCTGAAGCATGTGGCGGTGAGGTTACCAGTCGCCTGATGCTCGCCACTGTGCTTGGTCTTGCCAGCGACTCAGTCGCCAATGTCCGTTTCAATGTTGCCAAGACGCTGCAGCGCATCGCACCCCTCCTGGACCCACC
- the Pp2A-29B gene encoding protein phosphatase PP2A regulatory subunit A isoform X1, with protein MAASDTNTEDSLYPIAVLIDELRNEDVQLRLNSIKKLSTIALALGVERTRSELIPFLTDTIYDEDEVLLALAEQLGNFTPLVGGPEFVHCLLPPLESLATVEETVVRDKAVESLRAISQQHSAADLEQYFVPLVKRLASGDWFTSRTSACGLFAVCYPRVSPAVKAELRSHFRNLCQDDTPMVRRAAASKLGELAQVVEPEWLKGDLVAMWGYLAQDEQDSVRLLAVEACVSLAGLLPREDLEPLLLPTLRQAAEDKSWRVRYMVADRFTDLQKALGPEVTRADLVLAFQNLLKDCEAEVRAAAAHKVKDFCQNLPPEVQEQVIMSNILPCVKDLVSDPNQHVKSALASVIMGLSPILGKQNTVEHLLPLFLSQLKDECPEVRLNIISNLDCVNEVIGIQQLSQSLLPAIVELAEDSKWRVRLAIIEYMPLLAGQLGVEFFDEKLNALCMTWLVDHVFAIREAATQNLRKLVDKFGKDWAQATVIPKVLTMSRDQNYLHRMTCLFCINVLAEACGGEVTSRLMLATVLGLASDSVANVRFNVAKTLQRIAPLLDPPTLQGQVKPCLEKLNTDPDVDVRYFASEALAAVKEGGQQPQSGAVKPQPANPPNPVVASKN; from the exons ATGGCAGCAAGCGACACAAACACAGAGGATTCACTCTACCCGATCGCGGTACTAATCGACGAACTAAGGAATGAAGATGTCCAG TTGCGGCTGAACAGTATCAAGAAACTGTCAACTATTGCATTGGCCCTTGGTGTGGAGCGAACCCGCAGCGAGCTGATTCCCTTCCTCACTG ACACCATCTACGACGAAGATGAGGTGCTTCTGGCGCTTGCCGAGCAGCTGGGCAACTTCACACCATTGGTTGGTGGCCCTGAGTTTGTCCATTGCCTCTTG CCCCCTCTCGAGAGCCTGGCCACCGTTGAGGAGACAGTGGTGCGGGACAAGGCAGTTGAGTCCCTGCGTGCTATCTCGCAGCAGCATAGCGCGGCTGACTTGGAGCAGTACTTTGTGCCCCTAGTGAAGCGGCTTGCCTCGGGTGACTGGTTCACATCGCGTACGTCGGCATGTGGCCTGTTTGCTGTCTGCTACCCACGCGTGTCTCCGGCCGTCAAAGCAGAGCTGCGCAGCCATTTCCGCAACCTGTGCCAGGATGACACGCCCATGGTGCGACGAGCGGCGGCCTCCAAGCTGGGAGAGCtggcccaggttgtcgagccTGAATGGCTCAAAGGGGACCTGGTCGCCATGTGGGGGTACCTCGCCCAGGACGAACAG GACAGCGTGCGGCTGCTCGCAGTGGAAGCTTGCGTGTCACTTGCTGGCCTCCTGCCACGGGAAGATCTGGAACCGCTGTTGCTGCCGACCTTGCGCCAGGCAGCCGAGGACAAAAGCTGGCGGGTGCGCTACATGGTGGCGGACCGCTTCACCGACCTGCAGAAGGCCCTTGGTCCTGAAGTGACGCGTGCCGACCTGGTTCTCGCCTTCCAGAACCTACTCAAGGACTGCGAGGCTGAAGTGCGAGCAGCTGCCGCTCACAAGGTCAAGGACTTCTGCCAGAATTTGCCTCCTGAAGTGCAGGAGCAGGTGATTATGAGCAACATTCTGCCCTGCGTGAAGGACCTCGTCTCTGACCCAAATCAACACGTCAAGTCGGCCCTGGCCTCCGTCATCATGGGTCTCTCTCCAATCTTGGGCAAGCAGAACACCGTGGAGCACCTCCTCCCACTGTTCCTCTCGCAGCTCAAGGACGAGTGCCCAGAGGTTCGACTCAACATCATCTCCAACCTAGACTGCGTCAACGAGGTCATTGGCATCCAGCAGCTTTCGCAGTCGCTGCTGCCAGCCATCGTCGAGCTGGCTGAGGACTCCAAGTGGCGCGTGCGGCTGGCTATCATTGAGTACATGCCACTGCTGGCGGGCCAGCTGGGTGTAGAGTTTTTCGACGAGAAGCTTAATGCGTTGTGCATGACATGGTTGGTGGACCATGTGTTCGCCATACGTGAGGCGGCCACTCAAAACCTGCGCAAGCTGGTTGACAAGTTTGGCAAGGACTGGGCCCAGGCCACAGTCATTCCCAAAGTGCTGACCATGTCACGCGACCAGAACTACCTTCATCGCATGACCTGCCTCTTCTGCATCAACGTACTGGCTGAAGCATGTGGCGGTGAGGTTACCAGTCGCCTGATGCTCGCCACTGTGCTTGGTCTTGCCAGCGACTCAGTCGCCAATGTCCGTTTCAATGTTGCCAAGACGCTGCAGCGCATCGCACCCCTCCTGGACCCACC
- the Pp2A-29B gene encoding protein phosphatase PP2A regulatory subunit A isoform X3 codes for MAASDTNTEDSLYPIAVLIDELRNEDVQLRLNSIKKLSTIALALGVERTRSELIPFLTDTIYDEDEVLLALAEQLGNFTPLVGGPEFVHCLLPPLESLATVEETVVRDKAVESLRAISQQHSAADLEQYFVPLVKRLASGDWFTSRTSACGLFAVCYPRVSPAVKAELRSHFRNLCQDDTPMVRRAAASKLGELAQVVEPEWLKGDLVAMWGYLAQDEQDSVRLLAVEACVSLAGLLPREDLEPLLLPTLRQAAEDKSWRVRYMVADRFTDLQKALGPEVTRADLVLAFQNLLKDCEAEVRAAAAHKVKDFCQNLPPEVQEQVIMSNILPCVKDLVSDPNQHVKSALASVIMGLSPILGKQNTVEHLLPLFLSQLKDECPEVRLNIISNLDCVNEVIGIQQLSQSLLPAIVELAEDSKWRVRLAIIEYMPLLAGQLGVEFFDEKLNALCMTWLVDHVFAIREAATQNLRKLVDKFGKDWAQATVIPKVLTMSRDQNYLHRMTCLFCINVLAEACGGEVTSRLMLATVLGLASDSVANVRFNVAKTLQRIAPLLDPPTLQGQVKPCLEKLNTDPDVDVRYFASEALAVVP; via the exons ATGGCAGCAAGCGACACAAACACAGAGGATTCACTCTACCCGATCGCGGTACTAATCGACGAACTAAGGAATGAAGATGTCCAG TTGCGGCTGAACAGTATCAAGAAACTGTCAACTATTGCATTGGCCCTTGGTGTGGAGCGAACCCGCAGCGAGCTGATTCCCTTCCTCACTG ACACCATCTACGACGAAGATGAGGTGCTTCTGGCGCTTGCCGAGCAGCTGGGCAACTTCACACCATTGGTTGGTGGCCCTGAGTTTGTCCATTGCCTCTTG CCCCCTCTCGAGAGCCTGGCCACCGTTGAGGAGACAGTGGTGCGGGACAAGGCAGTTGAGTCCCTGCGTGCTATCTCGCAGCAGCATAGCGCGGCTGACTTGGAGCAGTACTTTGTGCCCCTAGTGAAGCGGCTTGCCTCGGGTGACTGGTTCACATCGCGTACGTCGGCATGTGGCCTGTTTGCTGTCTGCTACCCACGCGTGTCTCCGGCCGTCAAAGCAGAGCTGCGCAGCCATTTCCGCAACCTGTGCCAGGATGACACGCCCATGGTGCGACGAGCGGCGGCCTCCAAGCTGGGAGAGCtggcccaggttgtcgagccTGAATGGCTCAAAGGGGACCTGGTCGCCATGTGGGGGTACCTCGCCCAGGACGAACAG GACAGCGTGCGGCTGCTCGCAGTGGAAGCTTGCGTGTCACTTGCTGGCCTCCTGCCACGGGAAGATCTGGAACCGCTGTTGCTGCCGACCTTGCGCCAGGCAGCCGAGGACAAAAGCTGGCGGGTGCGCTACATGGTGGCGGACCGCTTCACCGACCTGCAGAAGGCCCTTGGTCCTGAAGTGACGCGTGCCGACCTGGTTCTCGCCTTCCAGAACCTACTCAAGGACTGCGAGGCTGAAGTGCGAGCAGCTGCCGCTCACAAGGTCAAGGACTTCTGCCAGAATTTGCCTCCTGAAGTGCAGGAGCAGGTGATTATGAGCAACATTCTGCCCTGCGTGAAGGACCTCGTCTCTGACCCAAATCAACACGTCAAGTCGGCCCTGGCCTCCGTCATCATGGGTCTCTCTCCAATCTTGGGCAAGCAGAACACCGTGGAGCACCTCCTCCCACTGTTCCTCTCGCAGCTCAAGGACGAGTGCCCAGAGGTTCGACTCAACATCATCTCCAACCTAGACTGCGTCAACGAGGTCATTGGCATCCAGCAGCTTTCGCAGTCGCTGCTGCCAGCCATCGTCGAGCTGGCTGAGGACTCCAAGTGGCGCGTGCGGCTGGCTATCATTGAGTACATGCCACTGCTGGCGGGCCAGCTGGGTGTAGAGTTTTTCGACGAGAAGCTTAATGCGTTGTGCATGACATGGTTGGTGGACCATGTGTTCGCCATACGTGAGGCGGCCACTCAAAACCTGCGCAAGCTGGTTGACAAGTTTGGCAAGGACTGGGCCCAGGCCACAGTCATTCCCAAAGTGCTGACCATGTCACGCGACCAGAACTACCTTCATCGCATGACCTGCCTCTTCTGCATCAACGTACTGGCTGAAGCATGTGGCGGTGAGGTTACCAGTCGCCTGATGCTCGCCACTGTGCTTGGTCTTGCCAGCGACTCAGTCGCCAATGTCCGTTTCAATGTTGCCAAGACGCTGCAGCGCATCGCACCCCTCCTGGACCCACC